GAAATCGCAACATGGTTACCATTGCAATTCGCACATTTAGCATCATCATTTTTCGTTTGGCAAGATCGGTAACTATGATTTTCAGTGCAAATAGAGCACACTTCTGCATTCTTACAAAATTTCGCTATGTGTCCATAACGCATGCAGCGAAGACATTGTTTGACTGGAGCAATGTAAAGATTGACTTCATGACGCCAGTGATCAAGATATACATATTCTGGAAGCACAGTGGAAGCAAACGTTACTGCGACAGTCTGCGTCGGCTGATAAGACACCGCGCCCATATCATTTTTGACTCTACGCATAAACCTGCGCACCTGAATTATATTCCGTGAACTACCGATTAgtgagaatatttttttgttcgatAGACTTAGAGGGACGGAGGACAGAACTCCAGTCACCTCGGTTGATATAGCCGGTATAGATGCATTGAGAGATAATTCGTCCaagaattttttattttggagAAAGACGTTGGCGTTATTGGACACATCGAATGTGATACCTACTTTGTATCTATTAATAGATTTAAGATGCATAACGCCAGACACGCCATGCTTACGCAG
The nucleotide sequence above comes from Pectinophora gossypiella chromosome 6, ilPecGoss1.1, whole genome shotgun sequence. Encoded proteins:
- the LOC126367659 gene encoding uncharacterized protein LOC126367659, translating into MGRRKKRKRDENEVADRPTDSSSESEDEEVGKYQPYKVPNYNRKYPENSNLSEYIVFLTHNKEDQHFTDKDRLALSQGLRKHGVSGVMHLKSINRYKVGITFDVSNNANVFLQNKKFLDELSLNASIPAISTEVTGVLSSVPLSLSNKKIFSLIGSSRNIIQVRRFMRRVKNDMGAVSYQPTQTVAVTFASTVLPEYVYLDHWRHEVNLYIAPVKQCLRCMRYGHIAKFCKNAEVCSICTENHSYRSCQTKNDDAKCANCNGNHVAISASCPIKQKKIEENKVKSRSVQYSDLFNENSFPSLSSKTIETQINNLTKSDIFLKLLTETILCVINNNSTKKQPINTGTVKENLISTLSKTLLKK